CtgcattaactataatatagtactcatatattatatgagtacgATGCGCAGTGTATGGCAAATCATTCGTTACCAATAAGGCTGTATAATTTAAGAGTGagttcggggggggggggggaagagCTCCCTTGTCTTATGTTAGTGAGCGAAAATACTTTTACAATAACGACtataaaaagtgaaaaatagttatagattctgagcggatgagcgataaatgtattgattttaaaataatgtgttgttttaaacatttttttttgtgtctgtcccCACCATTTGCGGCAGTAACACTGCTTCGGTTTTCATTGACAGTAcgttgttcgatgggaaagtgaatccaATTGGTGCATTgatgaggaggtcaaaattttaaattccaaatattttttaaaagccccgagaaaaacaacataaaaattaaggaaaatgggaatttttacgaaaaattggtatttgacaaaatcgattttgatttttggcgtagctctaaaacaaattaccgtaaatacctacatgaaattttcagtggttgtttatatttgcattttctatacacggtaacattttcagaatattttgatttgttttgaactgtttaggaacattttcagttccattgtattagtcttttttctatgaatgtcaattaaacattatttgtttggtaaaagcttgaacatttaatacaaggctcctactatattgttacaatgacttAGTAGGAAATTGTTtggattttttgattttttgatttatcatttattttattaacattatcttCAGATTTCTATATTGCGATAGCTGCCCCGTATCTCCTGGTGGGAACCCGGTGTTGTCCATGCTaaaggtttatttattttttttaacttatttgtaaaaaaaatgtataggttagACGGCTATTCTATATAGAATCCAGATGAATTGAACAAGTTGAATCTGTGTGCCGAGAAATTcagatacttattttattttttttcaatttcggGACAAGTACTGATGTCTTGGTTCAGTTTTATCAATCAAAGTTGGGACATTTTCAGCTTGGCTGTGCGCCACCAGTGCATTAATTGGACCGTAACGCGAGTGTGCCTTCGTTGCGCGCTTTGTCGTTCTGGGTCAAGCCTGCGCTAACAGAACCGTCAGGTAGAACAGCCTATAGTCGGTGGTCGAAAACaatcttatacatatattatcccAGGTATGCCATAATTCCAATGGTACATGGTAGCCTTggcaatcatttaaaaaatacaaaaaaataaaatatataaattataaaataaaaaacaaaaacatttccgcaagctgataaaatataaaggagtcgaaaaaattagatataaacATCCTCAAAGTCGTGAGAAATGTATTgattaataacttttattgaaaacggtacAGTAGTTTTTGAATCTATCAACATATATTACAGATGGCCCTAatatcaattttagattctgagcgaagcgatgaatgtattgactttATAATAAagtgtgttttttgttttatttttttttttctgtgtctgccttttaggacagtaagaatgcttggattttcttcaacagtcacttttctgataggaaaatgaatctagttgatactctGGTTGgtcttgacaaaatatggaaaaatcacgaaaattagcaaatttttttgagttgagaattcataaaaatattaagatttaattaaaaattaagttttttttactttcataaatatctaataagaaaatatgttaagaaatgaataaataataaaaataaacgttaaaaaaaatttgaactttgactCCTAATTTAGTTTTAGAATTGAAGTGGTACGCGAactgattataaaattatctggTGGTACTCGATGATAAAAAGGTTGGGAACCCCTGCATTACGGTGACCTACAAGTCACCTTCTACAGAGCAGAGTGACATctacttatccacctttttatatatGTAGATAAAAGAGTATTGTATACACGTGTAGTGTAAGTggctgtaaattataaaaaaaacagaaaattaaaaaatattgtttagaacAAAAGTTGTTTCATTTGTCGGCACTTCCTGTAATAccctgtatattttatagacaagaGTATTTTGTTTGAAATCAAGAAAACGTTCGACTTCGGCTAAcgatttttattgtatacaatttttttagtccAATCCATTGacataaatacgtaatataatttatttttattatgtccATGGTAAATCCGGAACTAAAGGCCTTTTCTGTCAGCGAACGTCCGATGTTCATgctttactatataatattgttttcggcCGCCGACTATAGGGGTTGCCACCTGACGGTACTATCATCGCAGGTGCGACATAGACCTATAAAATAATGGACATCGCATAGAGAGAGAAATCACCAGACGGGATTGTTGAGAGAGAAAGAGAGGTTTGGCCGTAAAGTGTGCCAAAACATGTTTTTTCTCTCTCATGtgcttatttgttttttttctctctcagtTATGCCGTCTGAATTCACAATGGAAGGCGGTGTGGGAAGCACTGTCCGtcagtttataggtctatgggaCTAATCGCGACCAACCACTACCAATAACTAGAGCCCGCAACGACGGCCCACTCGCGGTACGGTCCAGGTTGTGGCTCGGTGGCCTGGTGGCCCGGTGGCCCAGCTGAAAATGGCCCAACTTTGGTTGGTAAAACTGAATCAGGGTATCTCGCAATTGTGCcacgatttaaaaaattgtgtatttgaATTTTCTCGACACACTGATTCAACTCTTTCAGTTCATTTTTCGAAAATTCATGgagcaaaaaattaaattatgccaGTGATCTAGCAGTGACAGTAATGTGAAAAAACCATAGACcgataaactaatggacagcgcattccactccgccctgccatcaatgcacgggaatcatataagagaaagaaagaagaaaggacgaagagagaaaagagagaaagaacataaaggggGTAATTATTGACGTAtgaaactaatactatatttcccccacgttctcttttctcttttactctatatcgtacccctgacctctctctctaagcgctgtccattagtttataggtttatggaaaaaacattgtaaatcATTTACAGTGATGCACGCCTATGATGCCCACGTTGCCACTCActcggacaaaaaaaaatgaaaatatccctcgacttgttatgcaACACCACCTCAGGTAGGTCAAAGGGTAACCGCCGTATAACCGCTAATATATTCCTCCATGAAATTTTAAGACAAGAGGTCACCGCCTAAAGTACGATGATGCCACGTTGGTGAGGGTCTATACTCCACGCCAAAGTGATGGGTAGATatcatgattttattttttttcctccaTGGATTTTCGGGACAAGTACCCCTATCCTGGTGCGTCGTACTAAGACTCtacacattataataggtatgctcTGCCACTCATTTATTATCGACAAAATAAAGTGGGAAAATTCATAttcacataacattattattcgcAAAATGGCGGCGTAGCATACCTACTATAGTCGTACGTGTTCGTGTCATAGATTAAAGAATAGTATGGttgcatgtatattgtatgtatgtgttAAACTCTGTAAGTATTTACTTCTTGGTACCAATTTATCGATTTATGTtcttacaattttatttcttaCTTTTTCAGTTTTGGAAACACACTAACGCAGTACGTTTAAAACCGACCTATTTCTATGTCTTTGCGGGTCTTGTACGAATCATTGTAATATCTACAATAAACGTTTAACAAGCTACAACGAGTGAGCATCATACATACTGCACCTGAAACACGGTGAAATACTCATATGTAcagaaatttaatatacatctcttttgtttttttagtggAAAACCAGTCGATTGATGAAGCGGCTATTGTAAGTCCGCCGATAGAAGTTCTGCCTGGTTATGTGGCACAACAGCCTCCACCACACAATAACCAAATACATTTGCAGACGGATTTCACGACTCCGCCACCAACACATTCCTATGGGATCTGGCTACAAGCTTATCCCAATTCATGGCAAACACAATTCGGTATGGTCAGTCCTGTGCCACACGCCAACAGTACCGTTACAGACACTACAGCATGTAATAACAATCCTCCCGCGTTCAGTTCATCTAGTAACAGTACTACTTATAGTACTTATAGATTACCTTTGGCACGCTGGGGGTCGTTCAACAACAGTGCACGTCAACGGCCTTATCAGTATGGGAATACTCCAAGCAACAATTATCCAAGACAGTTCCCTCAAAATGCCGTATGTTACTgggaaattaattataatatgtattttatattttattactgttaCCTTCTTATTGTCTTTTACAGACTGGGAATTCCTTTGCTAATTCTTCACAAAATCCACAAACACCATCATCATCGTCTACACAAAATTGGCCTCAATTTAATCAAAGACCTCGGTTTATACCAAGACAACATATGCGTATGAACAGGCCTCACAGTTCCGTTCAAAATCAATCAAATGGAACTAATCAGGTTTGagatcattatttatatttacattgtgttttaaatagcTTTTACCTTCAACTTTATTAtctatttgaaaaattgttctataaataaattacctacttaaatagaacatttataattattaaagttttacTAAGGTATTACTTAATTCATTGTAAAATTTAGGAAACAAATGCTGTAACTGAATGCAAAAAACGGAAGCGCAGATTAAAATCACAACAATCTGGAGCACCACAGCGTGCTCAAAAACTATGGAATCGCGAAGATGCTGTAAAAGCAATCGCCGCCGAGATGGAACTTCGTACACCTAGAACCAATCAACAAATCATGATCAGATTTCCAGATCATGAAATTACGCGGGAAATTGTTCAGAATTTTCATACTGACATTAAATCTGTACATTTCCATGCACCATGTAATCCGAGGTAAGTAACATGAACAGCAaacatcaattaaattaaatttttccattttaatttcaaaagaaataaatttatttggtaaaaacttaaaataataactattttttttaaatttcattttagGTATTGTTATGTGCAAGTACAACCAAGtgcaaatattgaaaatgttgcaaatgcgctaaatgaaacatttttccAACATGAAAAATTGAAGATAGAAATCAAAGAAAGTCAGCCTGAAGAAAAGATATTACCGGAGTGCATTGATCCATATACGTAAGTGTCTTTGGTTCTAAATccatataaaaactaaaaactatataatttctattaaatttgaaattatttgaaaatatatttaggttaagttaattaaagatttgttgtataggtaattgattaatattacaacaatacctttgtaaaataatcatgtttttatactttaaaagaAAGTATACATTGTAAGTATGTTATATAGTactttattttaactgtttttgtAAGTAGTATGttcatgtatatttaaatagttcttTTTATACAACTTCTAAAAGTCATGTACACAAATtagtattgatattaaatataattattattatactatggatcataaaattattaattacttcagATTATATGTTGGAAATTTGCCAGCAAATATCACATCTAATGCTGTTAAAGATGAGTTTCCAAAAGCCATTCGAGTTGACATTGGGTTTGGTAAAAAAATGAAGAACACAAGGTAATTTCTAAgctttattaatactattaagcaaaatatattttgtatatataatagtggcatatttactttttttgttttttggggACATAATTATGTGAAAGAATTTCATAAACCcctatcaaatatttaaaaaaaaattaatgatatgtcCCCTTATGTACCAAAGACATTgaaaaactttcaaaaataacaaattctgatacattttattgtataggtatcacATTCACATTTTCatgaaatacttaaaaaatacaataaaatttaccattaatgttttagttattatttttttcttatttaagttcaaaaaatatactaaattgtcTAGTGGAAAAGGGTTATACCTCCATATCCCTGCTTacaccatatatatatacgccactattctaagtaataaattattcaaaagttCAATTTTCTATTAGATATGCATTTCTTAAATTTTCTAATGCTGAAGATGCGATACAAGcgtataaagaaaaatataatttggttaTCGATAGTCGATCGGTTGTGTTAAGATTTAGACGTAAACAAAATGGAAATCCACCTGTACAGGTTGATAAATTAGTAAGTTTTAATTCTTTGGATGAAAAAtgtctaatattaaaattgcaaaatctaattttttagcCAAATGAG
This genomic window from Metopolophium dirhodum isolate CAU chromosome 1, ASM1992520v1, whole genome shotgun sequence contains:
- the LOC132936367 gene encoding uncharacterized protein LOC132936367; protein product: MENQSIDEAAIVSPPIEVLPGYVAQQPPPHNNQIHLQTDFTTPPPTHSYGIWLQAYPNSWQTQFGMVSPVPHANSTVTDTTACNNNPPAFSSSSNSTTYSTYRLPLARWGSFNNSARQRPYQYGNTPSNNYPRQFPQNATGNSFANSSQNPQTPSSSSTQNWPQFNQRPRFIPRQHMRMNRPHSSVQNQSNGTNQETNAVTECKKRKRRLKSQQSGAPQRAQKLWNREDAVKAIAAEMELRTPRTNQQIMIRFPDHEITREIVQNFHTDIKSVHFHAPCNPRYCYVQVQPSANIENVANALNETFFQHEKLKIEIKESQPEEKILPECIDPYTLYVGNLPANITSNAVKDEFPKAIRVDIGFGKKMKNTRYAFLKFSNAEDAIQAYKEKYNLVIDSRSVVLRFRRKQNGNPPVQVDKLPNEKNEFDIQSLPKKIKKEPIEKNIDEYEPDSINASRVVKSEIIEEDEYEPDSEYESMPYTDDINIKSECPDYEDDYDEQYYEEEDTDISYAFQRNETGVEDKNINKKPDDEDEFEMPYSFIPKKKVQSENNKDITLPKTGEINDDGSDKEDQRWNNLSDDDTDDDGGAKYNWGGLYEHNRI